From the genome of Desulfovibrio sp. JY:
CAAAAGCGTGGAAAGCGGCGCCTACCGCCAGTTCATGGACAAATGGTACGGAGGACGGGCATGACCGAAAAAAAAGAGACCGGGCGGGCCATTATCCTGGGCGGCAAGACGGGCCTGCTCGGCCGGCCGCTCACGCAGGCCCTGGCGGACGCGGGGTTCGCCGTGCTGCCCACCACCCGCAGCGCGCTGGATCCGTTCGACGCGGCGGCCGTGGACAAGGCGCTGGCCGATTTCGGGGCCACGCACCTCTTTAACACCGTGGCCTACACGGCCGTGGACGCGGCCGAGGACGACGTGTCCGGCGCCTACCGGCTCAACCGGGACCTGCCCGCCCGGCTGGCCCGCGCCTGCGGCGCGGCCAAAGCCATGCTCGTGCACTACAGCACGGATTTCGTCTTCAGCGGCGACGCGGACGCGCCGTATACCGAGGAGGACGCGACCGGCCCCCGCTCGGTCTACGGCGCGAGCAAACTGGCGGGCGAAAAGGCCATCCTGGATTCCGGGCTTCTGGAGTACCAGATTTTGCGCACGGCCTGGCTGTTCGGCCCGGGCAAGAAGAACTTCGTGGCCACCATCCTGGGCCTGGCCAGGGAGCGCGAGGAGTTGCGGGTCGTGGGGGATCAGGTGGGTTCGCCCACCTACACCCTGGATCTGGCCGGCTGGTCGGCGGATCTGGCGTTAAAGGGGCCGGTGGGGATTTTCCATGCCGTGGGCACCGGGCATGGCAGCTGGTGCGAACTGGCGGCCGAAGCCGTGGCCGCCGCCGGCCTGTCGTGCCGGGTGGTGTCCATCCCGTCGTCGGAATATCCGCAAAAGGCGTACCGGCCGCGCTATTCGGTGCTCAGCACCGCCAAGTTGGCCGAGGCCATCGGCCGCGCGCCCCGGCCGTGGGTACAGACGGTGCGGGAATACGTCTATTCGCAGATGCACACGGAAGACTGATCGGCCACATTGCCAAGGGGCAGGGCGAAGCAGAAGCTCGCGCCCTGCCCCGGCAGGCTTTCCACCCAGATGCGGCCGCCATGGGCGGCGACGATGCCCTCGGCAATGGCCAGCCCCAGGCCAAGGCTCTTCTCGCCGGCGGTGGGCTTGGCCGAAAGGCGTTCGAAGGGCTTGAAGAGCCGGGCGCGTTCCTCGGGCAGGATGCCCGGCCCCTGGTCGCGCACCCGCACCACCGCCTCCTGGGCCGCCGCGTCCATCTCCACGCGCACGACGGAGCGCATCGGCGAAAACTTGACCGCGTTGGACAGCACGTTGTCGAGCAGCCGGGCCACCAGATCGGCGTCGATCTCCATGGGGGGCAGCGGCCGGGTCGCGATCTCCAGCCGGATGCCCTTGCCGGAGGCGGTGGCTTCGGCCAGCCTGACCCGCTCCACGATCAGGGAATCCAGGCAGGTGGGGGCCAGCACGGGCTCCAGACGCCCGGTTTCCAGGCGGGTCAGGTCCTGCATGTTGGAAGCGAGCGTGCACAGCCGACGCCCGGCCTGGCTGATGACGGCGGCCATCTCCCGCACCTCGCCGCCGACCTGGCCGCAGATGCCGTCCAGGATGAGGTTGGCCGCGCCAACGATGCCGCCGGCCGGACTTTTGAGGTCGTGGGCCAACATGGACAAAAACATCCGGCGCAGCCGCTCCAGCCGCTTGATCTCCAGTATGCGCTCCACGGCCACCACGCCGTGCAGCACCCGGCTGTAGAGTTCCTCGCGTTCGAAGGGCTTGTGCAGGTAGTCGTCGCCGCCGTTTTTGAGAAATTCGGCCGAGATGG
Proteins encoded in this window:
- the rfbD gene encoding dTDP-4-dehydrorhamnose reductase, translated to MTEKKETGRAIILGGKTGLLGRPLTQALADAGFAVLPTTRSALDPFDAAAVDKALADFGATHLFNTVAYTAVDAAEDDVSGAYRLNRDLPARLARACGAAKAMLVHYSTDFVFSGDADAPYTEEDATGPRSVYGASKLAGEKAILDSGLLEYQILRTAWLFGPGKKNFVATILGLAREREELRVVGDQVGSPTYTLDLAGWSADLALKGPVGIFHAVGTGHGSWCELAAEAVAAAGLSCRVVSIPSSEYPQKAYRPRYSVLSTAKLAEAIGRAPRPWVQTVREYVYSQMHTED
- a CDS encoding hybrid sensor histidine kinase/response regulator, translated to MSDPRILLASDNAALAANLVGHCSAASGLRAIRTDNSDAATAALAEAGAQGIVLCVVDMALPQAEVERLAAASVRHSIPWLAVGDRYTPDLRKRAETLDAIDYVVADAEDSQAVARFAERLLRNRLVRILVVEDSAFMRAHLRRQLRRYQFRVHMAATPGMGMRILEQRPDVMAVIIDYDMPDQNGVELTRTIRRHFRHREICLIGVSGKAPRSISAEFLKNGGDDYLHKPFEREELYSRVLHGVVAVERILEIKRLERLRRMFLSMLAHDLKSPAGGIVGAANLILDGICGQVGGEVREMAAVISQAGRRLCTLASNMQDLTRLETGRLEPVLAPTCLDSLIVERVRLAEATASGKGIRLEIATRPLPPMEIDADLVARLLDNVLSNAVKFSPMRSVVRVEMDAAAQEAVVRVRDQGPGILPEERARLFKPFERLSAKPTAGEKSLGLGLAIAEGIVAAHGGRIWVESLPGQGASFCFALPLGNVADQSSVCICE